In a single window of the Etheostoma spectabile isolate EspeVRDwgs_2016 chromosome 3, UIUC_Espe_1.0, whole genome shotgun sequence genome:
- the prpf8 gene encoding pre-mRNA-processing-splicing factor 8, with product MAATFPYRGVPVGMPPGVPPPVPVPDYMSEEKLQEKARKWQHLQAKRYSEKRKFGFVDAQKEDMPPEHVRKIIRDHGDMTNRKFRHDKRVYLGALKYMPHAVLKLLENMPMPWEQIRDVPVLYHITGAISFVNEIPWVIEPVYIAQWGTMWIMMRREKRDRRHFKRMRFPPFDDEEPPLDYADNILDVEPLEAIQMELDSEEDSSVAEWLYEHQPLKDSAKFVNGTTYRRWQFTLPMMSTLYRLANQLLTDLVDFNYFYLFDLKAFFTSKALNMAIPGGPKFEPLVRDINLQDEDWNEFNDINKIIIRQPIRTEYKIAFPYLYNNLPHHVHLTWYHTPNVVFIKTEDPDLPAFYFDPLINPISHRHSVKSQEPLPDDDEEFELPEYVEPFLKDTPLYTDNTANGIALLWAPRPFNLRSGRTRRAIDIPLIKNWYREHCPAGQPVKVRVSYQKLLKYYVLNALKHRPPKAQKKRYLFRSFKATKFFQSTKLDWVEVGLQVCRQGYNMLNLLIHRKNLNYLHLDYNFNLKPVKTLTTKERKKSRFGNAFHLCREVLRLSKLVVDSHVQYRLGNVDAFQLSDGLQYIFAHVGQLTGMYRYKYKLMRQIRMCKDLKHLIYYRFNTGPVGKGPGCGFWAPGWRVWLFFMRGITPLLERWLGNLLARQFEGRHSKGVAKTVTKQRVESHFDLELRAAVMHDILDMMPEGIKQNKARTILQHLSESWRCWKANIPWKVPGLPTPIENMILRYVKAKADWWTNTAHYNRERIRRGATVDKTVCKKNLGRLTRLYLKAEQERQHNYLKDGPYITAEEAVAIYTTTVHWLESRRFSPIPFPPLSYKHDTKLLILALERLKEAYSVKSRLNQSQREELGLIEQAYDNPHEALSRIKRHLLTQRAFKEVGIEFMDLYSHLVPVYDVEPLEKITDAYLDQYLWYEADKRRLFPPWIKPADTEPPPLLVYKWCQGINNLQDVWETAEGECNVMLESRYEKMYEKIDLTLLNRLLRLIVDHNIADYMTAKNNVVINYKDMNHTNSYGIIRGLQFASFIVQYYGLVMDLLVLGLHRASEMAGPPQMPNDFLSFQDTPTESAHPIRLYCRYIDRIHIFFRFSADEARDLIQRYLTEHPDPNNENIVGYNNKKCWPRDARMRLMKHDVNLGRAVFWDIKNRLPRSVTTVQWENSFVSVYSKDNPNLLFNMCGFECRILPKCRTSYEEFTHKDGVWNLQNEVTKERTAQCFLRVDDESMQRFHNRVRQILMASGSTTFTKIVNKWNTALIGLMTYFREAVVNTQELLDLLVKCENKIQTRIKIGLNSKMPSRFPPVVFYTPKELGGLGMLSMGHVLIPQSDLRWSKQTDVGITHFRSGMSHEEDQLIPNLYRYIQPWESEFIDSQRVWAEYALKRQEAIAQNRRLTLEDLEDSWDRGIPRINTLFQKDRHTLAYDKGWRVRTDFKQYQVLKQNPFWWTHQRHDGKLWNLNNYRTDMIQALGGVEGILEHTLFKGTYFPTWEGLFWEKASGFEESMKWKKLTNAQRSGLNQIPNRRFTLWWSPTINRANVYVGFQVQLDLTGIFMHGKIPTLKISLIQIFRAHLWQKIHESIVMDLCQVFDQELDALEIETVQKETIHPRKSYKMNSSCADILLFASYKWNVSRPSLLADSKDVMDSTTTQKYWIDIQLRWGDYDSHDIERYARAKFLDYTTDNMSIYPSPTGVLIAIDLAYNLHSAYGNWFPGSKPLIQQAMAKIMKANPALYVLRERIRKGLQLYSSEPTEPYLSSQNYGELFSNQIIWFVDDTNVYRVTIHKTFEGNLTTKPINGAIFIFNPRTGQLFLKIIHTSVWAGQKRLGQLAKWKTAEEVAALIRSLPVEEQPKQIIVTRKGMLDPLEVHLLDFPNIVIKGSELQLPFQACLKVEKFGDLILKATEPQMVLFNLYDDWLKTISSYTAFSRLILILRALHVNNDRAKVILKPDKTTITEPHHIWPTLTDEEWIKVEVQLKDLILADYGKKNNVNVASLTQSEIRDIILGMEISAPSQQRQQIAEIEKQTKEQSQLTATQTRTVNKHGDEIITSTTSNYETQTFSSKTEWRVRAISAANLHLRTNHIYVSSDDIKETGYTYILPKNVLKKFICISDLRAQIAGYLYGTSPPDNPQVKEIRCIVMVPQWGTHQTVHLPNQLPGHEYLKEMEPLGWIHTQPNESPQLSPQDVTTHAKVMADNPSWDGEKTIIITCSFTPGSCTLTAYKLTPSGYEWGRQNTDKGNNPKGYLPSHYERVQMLLSDRFLGFFMVPGQVSWNYNFMGVRHDPNMKYDLQLANPKEFYHEVHRPSHFLNFASLQEGEIYNADREDMYA from the exons ATGGCAGCTACCTTCCCGTACAGAGGGGTCCCTGTGGGGATGCCACCAGGTGTACCCCCTCCTGTGCCCGTCCCGGACTACATGTCTGAGGAAAAACTGCAAGAGAAAG CAAGAAAATGGCAGCACTTACAGGCAAAACGCTACTCCGAAAAGAGAAAGTTTGGCTTCGTGGATGCTCAGAAGGAAGACATGCCACCAGAGCATGTACGCAAGATCATCAGGGACCATGGAGACATGACCAATAGAAAGTTTCGCCATGACAAGAGGGTGTACCTTGG TGCCCTCAAGTACATGCCCCATGCAGTACTGAAGCTCCTCGAAAACATGCCTATGCCCTGGGAACAGATCAGAGACGTGCCCGTCCTCTACCACATCACCGGAGCTATTTCCTTTGTGAATGAAATCCCCTGGGTCATAGAGCCGGTCTACATCGCTCAGTGGGG CACCATGTGGATCATGATGCGGCGTGAGAAGCGTGATCGTCGGCACTTCAAGCGGATGCGTTTCCCACCATTTGATGATGAGGAGCCGCCACTGGACTACGCTGACAACATCCTTGATGTGGAACCACTGGAGGCCATCCAGATGGAGCTGGACTCTGAGGAGGACTCTTCAGTTGCGGAGTGGTTATATGAGCACCAACCCCTCAAAGACTCTGCCAA GTTTGTTAATGGCACCACCTACCGTCGCTGGCAGTTCACACTGCCCATGATGTCCACACTGTACCGTTTGGCCAATCAGCTGCTCACGGACCTGGTGGATTTCAATTACTTTTATCTGTTTGACCTCAAGGCCTTCTTTACGTCCAAGGCCTTGAACATGGCCATACCTGGAGGACCAAAGTTTGAACCACTGGTCCGGGACATCAACCTCCA GGATGAAGACTGGAATGAGTTCAATGACATCAACAAGATCATCATCCGACAGCCTATAAGGACAGAGTACAAAATCGCCTTCCCCTACCTGTACAACAACTTGCCGCACCATGTCCACCTCACCTG GTATCATACACCCAACGTGGTATTTATCAAGACAGAAGATCCAGATCTCCCAGCGTTCTACTTTGACCCGCTGATCAACCCAATTTCACACAGACATTCTGTCAAG AGTCAGGAGCCTCTGCCTGATGACGATGAGGAGTTTGAGCTTCCTGAATATGTGGAGCCCTTCCTCAAGGACACCCCACTCTACACCGACAACACGGCTAATGGCATTGCTCTGCTGTGGGCACCCAGACCCTTCAACCTCAGATCTGGCCGCACACGGCGTGCCATTGATATCCCCCTGATCAAGAACTG GTACCGTGAGCACTGCCCTGCAGGACAGCCGGTGAAAGTGCGTGTGTCATACCAGAAATTGCTTAAGTACTATGTGCTCAATGCTCTCAAACACAGACCACCCAAGGCCCAGAAGAAGAG gtatctGTTCCGCTCCTTCAAGGCCACCAAGTTCTTCCAGTCCACCAAGCTGGACTGGGTTGAGGTGGGTCTGCAGGTTTGCCGACAGGGCTACAACATGCTCAATCTGCTTATCCACCGTAAGAACCTCAACTACCTGCATCTCGACTACAACTTCAACCTGAAGCCTGTCAAGACACTGACTACAAAG GAAAGAAAGAAGTCCCGATTCGGTAATGCCTTTCACTTGTGCAGAGAGGTGCTGCGTCTCAGTAAGCTGGTGGTGGACAGCCACGTGCAGTACAGACTGGGAAATGTTGATGCCTTCCAG TTGTCTGATGGGCTGCAGTACATCTTCGCCCATGTGGGCCAGCTGACAGGCATGTACCGCTACAAGTACAAGTTGATGAGACAAATCCGGATGTGCAAAGATCTGAAACATCTCATCTACTACCGGTTCAATACT GGTCCTGTGGGCAAGGGTCCAGGTTGTGGCTTCTGGGCTCCCGGCTGGAGAGTGTGGCTGTTCTTCATGAGGGGGATCACTCCTCTGTTGGAGAGGTGGCTGGGGAATCTGCTGGCCAGGCAGTTTGAAg GACGTCACTCCAAGGGTGTAGCCAAGACAGTGACCAAACAGCGTGTGGAGTCTCACTTTGACTTGGAGCTGCGTGCTGCCGTGATGCATGACATCTTGGACATGATGCCTGAGGGCATTAAACAGAACAAGGCCAGAACCATTCTGCAGCACCTCAGTGAGTCCTGGAGGTGCTGGAAGGCTAACATCCCCTGGAAG GTGCCGGGCCTGCCCACTCCCATTGAGAACATGATCCTGCGCTACGTGAAGGCTAAAGCTGACTGGTGGACCAACACTGCCCATTACAACCGTGAGCGAATCCGCCGCGGAGCCACTGTGGATAAGACAGTGTGCAAGAAGAACCTGGGGAGACTGACCCGTCTGTACCTGAAAGCTGAGCAGGAGAGACAGCACAACTACCTGAAG GATGGACCCTACATCACAGCTGAAGAGGCGGTAGCCATCTACACCACCACGGTTCACTGGCTGGAGAGTCGGCGCTTCTCGCCCATCCCTTTCCCTCCACTGTCCTACAAACATGACACCAAGCTGCTCATCCTGGCCTTGGAGAGGCTCAAGGAGGCGTACAG TGTGAAGTCGCGTCTGAACcagagtcagagggaggagcTGGGGTTGATTGAACAGGCCTACGACAATCCTCACGAGGCCTTGTCCAGGATCAAACGTCACCTGCTCACCCAGAGAGCCTTTAAAGAG GTTGGTATCGAGTTCATGGACCTGTACAGTCATCTGGTGCCCGTGTATGATGTAGAGCCCCTGGAGAAGATCACGGATGCCTACCTTGACCAGTACCTGTGGTACGAGGCGGACAAGAGACGCCTCTTCCCACCCTGGATCAAACCTGCCGACACTGAACCACCGCCCCTGCTGGTCTACAAGTGGTGCCAAG GCATCAACAACTTGCAGGACGTGTGGGAGACGGCGGAGGGAGAGTGCAACGTGATGCTCGAGTCCCGCTACGAGAAGATGTATGAGAAGATTGATCTGACCCTGCTCAACAGGCTGCTGCGTCTAATTGTGGACCACAACATCGCTGATTACATGACGGCCAAGAACAACGTTGTCATCAACTACAAG GATATGAACCACACCAACTCCTACGGCATCATCAGGGGGCTCCAGTTTGCCTCATTCATTGTACAGTACTACGGTCTGGTAATGGACCTGCTGGTGCTGGGCCTGCACCGTGCCAGTGAGATGGCCGGCCCCCCTCAGATGCCCAATGACTTCCTCAGTTTCCAAGACACACCCACGGAGAGCGCCCACCCAATTCGGCTGTACTGCCGCTACATCGACCGCATCCACATCTTTTTCAG GTTCTCTGCTGACGAGGCCAGAGATCTGATTCAGAGGTACCTGACGGAGCACCCGGACCCCAACAATGAAAACATAGTGGGCTATAACAACAAGAAGTGTTGGCCACGTGATGCTCGCATGAGACTGATGAAGCACGATGTCAACCT TGGACGTGCTGTGTTCTGGGACATCAAGAACCGCCTGCCCAGATCGGTGACCACTGTCCAGTGGGAGAACAGCTTTGTTTCGGTCTACAGCAAAGACAACCCCAACCTGCTCTTCAACATGTGTGGCTTTGAGTGCCGCATTTTGCCAAAGTGCCGCACCAGCTATGAGGAGTTTACCCACAAAGACGGTGTGTGGAACCTGCAGAACGAG GTAACCAAAGAGAGGACAGCCCAATGTTTCTTGCGTGTGGATGATGAATCGATGCAGCGCTTCCACAACAGGGTGCGCCAGATCCTGATGGCCTCTGGATCCACCACATTCACCAAG ATTGTGAACAAATGGAACACGGCTTTGATCGGTTTAATGACGTACTTCCGTGAGGCTGTGGTCAACACCCAGGAGCTCCTGGACCTGCTGGTGAAATGTGAGAACAAGATCCAGACGCGTATTAAGATCGGCCTGAACTCCAAAATGCCTAGCCGTTTCCCTCCTGTAGTCTTCTACACTCCCAAAGAGTTGGGCGGCCTTGGCATGCTGTCTATGGGCCACGTGCTTATTCCTCAGTCAGACCTGCG gTGGTCCAAGCAGACAGATGTGGGCATCACCCACTTCAGGTCTGGAATGAGCCATGAAGAAGACCAGCTGATTCCTAACCTGTATCGTTACATTCAGCCATGGGAGAGTGAGTTCATTGACTCCCAGAGGGTTTGGGCTGAGTATGCCCTCAAAAGACAAGAGGCCATTGCCCAGAACAg gcGTCTGACCCTGGAAGATTTGGAGGACTCGTGGGACAGAGGAATTCCTCGTATCAACACACTTTTCCagaaggacagacacacactggcTTATGACAAAGGCTGGAGAGTCAGGACAGATTTCAAACAGTACCAG GTGCTGAAGCAGAATCCATTCTGGTGGACCCACCAGAGGCACGATGGCAAACTGTGGAACTTAAACAACTACCGCACAGACATGATCCAGGCTCTGGGAGGTGTGGAGGGCATCCTGGAACACACTCTCTTTAAAGGCACTTACTTTCCCACCTGGGAGGGTCTCTTCTG GGAAAAGGCGAGTGGCTTTGAGGAGTCCATGAAATGGAAAAAGCTGACCAACGCCCAGAGGTCTGGTCTGAACCAAATCCCCAACCGTCGCTTTACACTTTGGTGGTCTCCCACCATCAACAGAGCCAAC GTGTACGTGGGTTTCCAGGTACAACTCGACCTGACGGGAATCTTTATGCATGGCAAGATCCCCACGCTGAAGATCTCCCTCATTCAGATCTTTAGGGCTCACTTGTGGCAGAAGATTCATGAGAGCATTGTCATGGATCTCTGTCAG gtgtttgatCAGGAGCTGGATGCTCTTGAGATTGAGACGGTGCAGAAGGAGACCATTCATCCcaggaagtcatacaagatgaACTCATCTTGTGCCGACATCCTCCTCTTTGCATCATACAAGTGGAACGTCTCTCGGCCGTCTCTACTTGCTGACTCCAA GGACGTGATGGACAGCACCACCACACAGAAGTACTGGATCGACATCCAGCTACGCTGGGGTGACTATGACTCGCATGACATCGAGCGCTACGCCAGGGCCAAGTTCCTGGACTACACCACCGACAACATGAGTATCTACCCCTCCCCCACGGGGGTGCTCATTGCTATCGACTTGGCTTACAACCTCCACAG TGCCTATGGTAACTGGTTCCCTGGAAGCAAGCCTCTGATCCAGCAGGCCATGGCCAAGATTATGAAGGCCAACCCTGCCCTGTACGTGCTCAGGGAGCGCATCCGCAAAGGTCTGCAGCTGTACTCGTCTGAGCCCACTGAGCCCTACCTGTCCTCACAGAACTACGGAGAACTCTTCTCCAACCAGATCATCTGGTTTGTAGATGACACCAACGTCTACCGAGTCACCATCCACAAG ACTTTTGAAGGTAACTTGACCACAAAGCCCATCAATGGAGCTATTTTCATCTTCAACCCCAGGACTGGTCAGCTCTTCCTCAAGATCATTCACACATCTGTGTGGGCTGGACAGAAACGTCTGGGACAG CTGGCCAAATGgaagacagctgaagaagtggcTGCCCTGATTCGCTCCCTCCCTGTGGAGGAGCAGCCGAAACAGATCATTGTAACCAGGAAGGGCATGCTGGACCCTCTGGAG GTCCACTTGCTTGACTTCCCCAACATCGTGATCAAAGGGTCTGAGTTGCAGCTGCCCTTCCAGGCCTGTCTGAAGGTGGAGAAGTTTGGAGACCTGATCCTGAAGGCTACAGAGCCTCAGATGGTGCTGTTCAACCTCTACGACGACTGGCTCAAGACCATCTCGTCTTACACA GCCTTCTCCCGACTCATCCTGATCCTCAGAGCACTGCACGTCAACAATGACCGGGCCAAGGTGATCCTGAAACCTGATAAGACCACTATCACCGAGCCTCATCACATCTGGCCCACGCTCACTGACGAAGAGTGGATCAAGGTGGAAGTGCAACTGAAAGATCTCATTCTGGCAGATTATGGGAAAAAGAACAA TGTGAATGTGGCTTCACTGACCCAGTCTGAGATCCGTGACATCATCCTGGGTATGGAGATCTCCGCTCCGTCACAGCAGCGTCAGCAGATTGCGGAGATTGAGAAGCAGACTAAAGAGCAGTCGCAGCTCACAGCCACGCAGACCCGAACTGTCAACAAGCACGGCGACGAGATCATCACATCCACCACCTCCAACTATGAGACCCAGACCTTCTCCTCTAAGACAGAGTGGAGAGTCAG GGCCATATCTGCTGCCAACCTCCACCTCCGAACCAACCACATCTACGTGTCATCCGACGACATCAAGGAGACGGGCTACACATACATCCTGCCCAAGAATGTCCTCAAAAAGTTTATCTGCATCTCAGATCTGCGAGCACAG ATTGCAGGTTACCTGTATGGCACCAGTCCACCAGATAACCCCCAGGTGAAGGAGATCCGTTGTATTGTCATGGTACCACAGTGGGGTACACACCAGACTGTCCACCTGCCCAACCAGCTGCCCGGTCATGAATATCTTAAA gaaatggagcCCCTCGGCTGGATCCATACCCAGCCTAATGAGTCGCCACAGCTGTCCCCACAGGATGTCACCACCCATGCAAAGGTCATGGCTGACAACCCTTCGTGGGATGGAGAGAAGACCATCATCATCACTTGCAG cttcACCCCAGGCTCGTGCACGCTTACAGCCTACAAGCTGACACCCAGTGGCTATGAGTGGGGTCGGCAGAACACCGACAAGGGCAACAACCCTAAAGGCTACCTGCCATCGCACTATGAAAGAGTGCAGATGCTGCTCTCTGATCGCTTCCTGGGCTTCTTCATGGTGCCTGGCCAGGTGTCCTGGAACTACAACTTCATGG GTGTTCGTCATGACCCCAACATGAAGTACGACCTGCAGCTGGCCAACCCCAAGGAGTTCTACCATGAAGTCCATCGGCCCTCACACTTCCTAAACTTTGCCTCGCTGCAGGAGGGTGAGATCTATAATGCAGACCGGGAGGACATGTATGCCTGA
- the zgc:153372 gene encoding arsenite methyltransferase isoform X1, with translation MATCDDVRANVQKYYGSRLESSGDLQTSAASCSLSCRPVPRSVTDALSQVHPEVTKRFFGCGLPFPAKLEGCRVLDLGSGSGRDVYAFSKLVGQSGLVTGIDMTEELITASRQYIVYHQKKFGYEKPNVTFIQGYMEKLSEAGIQSDSVDVVLSNCVICLCPDKRAVLQQAYNVLKEGGELFFSDMYASKVVPDHMKEDTVLWGEGMGGSLFWQDLISLAHSVGFSTPHLVSASQIEIYNSELKAKAGDVSYASGTYRLFKLPQNQVMSEALVTYKGTVADFLDQLDFDSSHCFKKDVAVEVNGEMAAILQRSRFFPDFKIQILDKPRSSSESTPQNCHLNPFLLADKLGCSVRQSSKTSK, from the exons ATGGCGACTTGTGACGACGTGCGGGCAAATGTGCAG AAGTACTATGGCAGTCGACTGGAGTCCTCTGGGGATTTGCAAACAAGTGCTGCCTCCTGCAGTTTGTCTTGCCGCCCAGTGCCAAGAAGTGTCACAGATGCACTGAGCCAGGTTCACCCGGAGGTCACCAAAAG ATTCTTCGGCTGTGGCCTTCCCTTTCCAGCGAAGCTTGAGGGCTGCAGAGTCCTGGACCTCGGCAGCGGCTCTGGCAGAGACGTTTATGCCTTCAGTAAACTCGTTGGACAGAGCGGACTTGTCACAGGGATCGATATGACCGAGGAACTA ATCACAGCGTCTCGTCAGTACATCGTGTATCATCAAAAGAAGTTTGGCTATGAGAAGCCCAACGTCACATTTATCCAGGGGTACATGGAGAAGCTCAGTGAAGCTGGCATACAGAGTGACTCAGTGGATGTTGTGCT ATCCAACTGTGTAATCTGTTTGTGTCCTGATAAAAGGGCCGTTCTACAGCAAGCTTACAACGTCCTTAAG GAGGGAGGTGAACTGTTTTTCAGTGACATGTATGCCAGCAAAGTCGTTCCAGATCACATGAAGGAAGATACAGTCCTGTGGG GTGAAGGAATGGGCGGTTCTCTGTTTTGGCAGGATCTCATTTCATTGGCACACAGCGTAGGTTTCAGCACTCCACACCTTGTTTCAGCAAGCCAGATTGAAATCTACAACAGTGAGCTCAAAGCAAAAGCAG GTGACGTCAGCTATGCTTCGGGCACTTATCGGCTCTTTAAACTGCCCCAAAATCAAGTCATGTCTGAGGCATTAGTGACATATAAAGGAACTGTGGCAGATTTCCTAGATCAGCTGGACTTTGATTCCTCCCACTGCTTCAAG AAAGATGTGGCAGTGGAGGTAAATGGAGAGATGGCAGCAATCCTCCAGAGATCCCGTTTCTTTCCGGATTTCAAAATCCAGATATTGGATAAACCACGGTCCAGCTCAGAATCAACACCACAG AACTGCCACCTCAACCCTTTTCTCCTGGCTGACAAACTGGGATGCTCAGTGAGACAAAGCTCCAAAACAAGCAAATAA
- the zgc:153372 gene encoding arsenite methyltransferase isoform X2, with the protein MAGMDRFVAVLLDYSATTRARETQTGHLSNSYTAAIDRFFGCGLPFPAKLEGCRVLDLGSGSGRDVYAFSKLVGQSGLVTGIDMTEELITASRQYIVYHQKKFGYEKPNVTFIQGYMEKLSEAGIQSDSVDVVLSNCVICLCPDKRAVLQQAYNVLKEGGELFFSDMYASKVVPDHMKEDTVLWGEGMGGSLFWQDLISLAHSVGFSTPHLVSASQIEIYNSELKAKAGDVSYASGTYRLFKLPQNQVMSEALVTYKGTVADFLDQLDFDSSHCFKKDVAVEVNGEMAAILQRSRFFPDFKIQILDKPRSSSESTPQNCHLNPFLLADKLGCSVRQSSKTSK; encoded by the exons ATGGCAGGAATGGACCGTTTTGTAGCAGTGCTTCTCGATTACTCAGCCACAACAAGAGCACGAGAAACACAGACAGGGCACTTATCAAACTCGTACACTGCAGCCATCGACAG ATTCTTCGGCTGTGGCCTTCCCTTTCCAGCGAAGCTTGAGGGCTGCAGAGTCCTGGACCTCGGCAGCGGCTCTGGCAGAGACGTTTATGCCTTCAGTAAACTCGTTGGACAGAGCGGACTTGTCACAGGGATCGATATGACCGAGGAACTA ATCACAGCGTCTCGTCAGTACATCGTGTATCATCAAAAGAAGTTTGGCTATGAGAAGCCCAACGTCACATTTATCCAGGGGTACATGGAGAAGCTCAGTGAAGCTGGCATACAGAGTGACTCAGTGGATGTTGTGCT ATCCAACTGTGTAATCTGTTTGTGTCCTGATAAAAGGGCCGTTCTACAGCAAGCTTACAACGTCCTTAAG GAGGGAGGTGAACTGTTTTTCAGTGACATGTATGCCAGCAAAGTCGTTCCAGATCACATGAAGGAAGATACAGTCCTGTGGG GTGAAGGAATGGGCGGTTCTCTGTTTTGGCAGGATCTCATTTCATTGGCACACAGCGTAGGTTTCAGCACTCCACACCTTGTTTCAGCAAGCCAGATTGAAATCTACAACAGTGAGCTCAAAGCAAAAGCAG GTGACGTCAGCTATGCTTCGGGCACTTATCGGCTCTTTAAACTGCCCCAAAATCAAGTCATGTCTGAGGCATTAGTGACATATAAAGGAACTGTGGCAGATTTCCTAGATCAGCTGGACTTTGATTCCTCCCACTGCTTCAAG AAAGATGTGGCAGTGGAGGTAAATGGAGAGATGGCAGCAATCCTCCAGAGATCCCGTTTCTTTCCGGATTTCAAAATCCAGATATTGGATAAACCACGGTCCAGCTCAGAATCAACACCACAG AACTGCCACCTCAACCCTTTTCTCCTGGCTGACAAACTGGGATGCTCAGTGAGACAAAGCTCCAAAACAAGCAAATAA
- the aifm4 gene encoding apoptosis inducing factor mitochondria associated 4 translates to MHQVQDENQEQVTGMVCQEADLKDGQMKEVTVGGEKVLLVRTQGQYSAVGSQCSHYNAPLVKGALVGDRVRCPFHGACFNVRTGDIEEFPGLDCLPSYKVKVEDGKVYVSINKNSLKLKKRVKEMCNMVPDIKHTILLIGGGPASLVCAETLRQNCYQGRIIMVTRDNLPPFDKTKLSKAMDLDSSSILLRPSDFYQQYGIEVWTQKEVVSVNPADKVVKLGDGTLQHYDQLLISTGCRARPLDCPGWDLKGVKLLQRYEDAKEIHNSCLGQKAVVIGASFIGMEVASYLSGKAASVAVVGTSKYPYERSLGPEIGKMCMKMLEEENVKFYMNDGVTEIQGENGKVKLVVLKSGKVLEADVVIAGIGVIPNSDFLAGSKLEVDSRKAVIVDKFMRTNIPDIFSAGDVASFPLTIRGDQRVNVGHWQISQAQGRVAALNMLKTPTKCDSVPFFWTVLLGKSIRYTGYGEGFTEIIFKGKVEERKFLAFYIKDEVVVAAASLMFDPAVAHLAELMAAGQVLTKAQAQADDLSWLQM, encoded by the exons ATGCATCAGGTCCAAGATGAGAATCAGGAGCAGGTGACTGGGATGGTATGTCAGGAGGCTGACCTGAAAGATGGACA GATGAAGGAAGTGACCGTGGGGGGTGAGAAGGTGTTGCTTGTCCGTACTCAGGGTCAGTACAGTGCTGTTGGAAGCCAGTGCTCTCACTACAATGCTCCTCTTGTCAAAG GAGCACTTGTTGGTGACAGAGTGAGATGTCCCTTTCATGGGGCATGTTTTAATGTCAGAACTGGAGATATCGAAGAGTTTCCAGGTCTGGACTGTCTGCCTAGTTATAAG gtAAAAGTTGAGGATGGCAAGGTGTATGTTTCCATCAACAAAAAC TCTCTGAAGTTGAAGAAGCGGGTGAAGGAGATGTGCAACATGGTGCCAGACATTAAACACACCATCCTTCTGATTGGAGGAG GCCCTGCCTCCCTGGTTTGTGCTGAAACACTGAGGCAGAACTGCTACCAAGGTCGAATCATTATGGTAACCAGAGACAACCTTCCCCCGTTTGACAAGACCAAACTGAGTAAG GCTATGGATCtggacagcagcagcatcctCCTCCGACCAAGTGACTTCTATCAACAGTATGGGATTGAGGTGTGGACACAGAAGGAG GTGGTGTCGGTGAACCCGGCTGATAAGGTGGTGAAGTTGGGTGACGGCACTTTGCAGCATTATGACCAGCTTCTGATCTCAACTGGTTGTAG AGCGCGGCCGCTCGACTGTCCCGGTTGGGACCTGAAGGGAGTAAAGTTGCTGCAGAGATATGAAGACGCAAAAGAGATTCACAACTCCTGTCTGGGCCAGAAAGCTGTTGTGATTGGAGCTTCTTTTATAG GTATGGAGGTGGCATCCTACTTATCAGGCAAAGCTGCCAGTGTGGCCGTGGTTGGCACTTCCAAATACCCGTATGAGCGATCTCTGGGGCCGGAGATCGGCAAAATGTGTATGAAA ATGTTGGAGGAAGAAAATGTAAAGTTCTACATGAATGATGGAGTCACTGAGATCCAAGGGGAGAATGGCAAG gTGAAGTTGGTGGTTCTGAAGAGTGGGAAAGTCCTGGAAGCTGATGTGGTAATTGCTGGAATTG GTGTAATCCCCAATTCAGACTTCTTGGCAGGAAGCAAGTTGGAAGTGGATTCAAGGAAAGCAGTGATTGTTGACAAG TTCATGAGGACCAATATACCAGATATTTTTAGTGCTGGAGATGTTGCCTCTTTCCCTCTGACCATTCGTGGAGACCAAAGGGTCAACGTGGGCCACTGGCAAATATCCCAAGCTCAAG GAAGAGTAGCTGCCCTGAACATGCTGAAGACACCCACCAAATGTGATTCTGTTCCTTTCTTCTGGACTGTTTTACTTGGAAAGAGCATCCGATACACAG GCTACGGAGAAGGATTCACAGAAATCATATTCAAAGGCAAAGTGGAAGAAAGGAAGTTCCTGGCGTTTTACATAAA AGACGAGGTGGTGGTTGCTGCGGCCAGCCTGATGTTTGACCCTGCTGTGGCTCATCTTGCAGAGCTGATGGCTGCTGGCCAGGTCTTAACAAAGGCACAGGCTCA GGCTGATGACCTGAGCTGGCTGCAGATGTAA